One window of Alkaliphilus metalliredigens QYMF genomic DNA carries:
- a CDS encoding FAD-dependent oxidoreductase — MKKKHIIKRLSIMSFYMLLIVLMMSGCTQQETNSIQASGYTAGTYAAEADGYGGPVKVEVTFSETEITDAEILSHSETAGLGDAALERMKEQILVGQTLAVDTVAGATISSSAMIAAIEDAVQQAGGDVEALKANGVEKPSEGKIEKLEADVVVVGAGASGVSAAIAAADEGANVIIIEKTGAIGGASNLSWAGKFLNSSAAIEDELIIDEEKEIAEWIENNHWRVDAAVIRQYVTQSGETYDWLTEKGYMTQYINFAGEQMHMLPPYETRQETLREMLAESVEKQDGQVFTETAAKQLMTNQAGDVVGVIAEKADGTTLEITAKSVIMATGGYGANAEMVKEYFGFEGVNGGLGQNIGEGIKMAWEAGARVPDNIGGQMLHQTLARATNDLKTEYESFEASYPLMLTYLPNFMNVGTSGARFRDEAATLKAVAAANTSAFHGPYHYVIVSQLQLDSLMAEGMNGVKAPKLPGMPPEFYMDFSDQFTLDNPWENADKVFDSMVEKGHGFKGNTMEELAENAGMDVAVFVETLKNYEEATKTGADTEFGKTADYLISMGEEGPYYAIIAEINNLGSIGGIVVNRNFQVLNEARVPINGLYAVGVEAAGVLYNDTYVGNGVGIGYAFTSGRLGGMQAASHVLGK; from the coding sequence ATGAAAAAGAAACACATAATCAAAAGACTATCCATCATGTCATTTTACATGCTATTAATTGTATTAATGATGAGTGGATGTACACAACAAGAGACAAATTCAATACAAGCCAGTGGGTATACAGCGGGGACCTATGCAGCAGAAGCCGACGGTTATGGTGGCCCTGTAAAGGTAGAAGTAACATTTAGTGAAACGGAAATAACCGATGCTGAGATTTTGAGTCATTCAGAAACTGCAGGTTTAGGAGATGCTGCTCTTGAAAGAATGAAAGAGCAGATATTAGTTGGACAGACATTAGCTGTAGATACTGTAGCTGGAGCTACTATCTCTAGTAGCGCAATGATTGCTGCTATTGAAGATGCTGTACAACAAGCAGGTGGCGATGTTGAAGCCCTAAAAGCTAATGGCGTTGAAAAACCTAGTGAAGGGAAGATTGAAAAACTAGAAGCTGATGTTGTTGTGGTTGGCGCTGGAGCATCTGGGGTTTCAGCGGCAATAGCAGCAGCTGACGAAGGTGCTAATGTGATTATTATTGAAAAAACAGGTGCCATTGGAGGTGCAAGCAACCTATCCTGGGCAGGTAAATTTTTAAATTCTTCTGCAGCAATTGAAGATGAATTGATCATTGATGAGGAAAAAGAAATTGCTGAGTGGATTGAAAATAATCATTGGAGAGTTGATGCAGCAGTCATTAGACAGTATGTGACTCAATCTGGAGAGACCTATGATTGGTTAACTGAAAAAGGATATATGACACAATACATCAACTTTGCTGGGGAGCAAATGCATATGTTGCCACCCTATGAAACACGCCAAGAGACATTGAGGGAAATGTTGGCAGAATCAGTTGAAAAACAAGATGGACAAGTATTTACTGAAACAGCTGCAAAGCAGCTCATGACTAATCAAGCTGGAGATGTGGTCGGTGTCATCGCTGAAAAGGCAGATGGGACGACTCTAGAAATAACAGCAAAGAGTGTGATTATGGCCACAGGTGGTTATGGAGCCAATGCAGAAATGGTCAAAGAGTACTTTGGCTTCGAAGGTGTTAATGGCGGATTGGGCCAAAATATAGGAGAAGGCATAAAAATGGCATGGGAAGCTGGAGCAAGAGTGCCAGATAATATTGGGGGACAAATGCTACACCAAACACTGGCTAGAGCAACTAATGACTTGAAAACTGAGTATGAGTCATTTGAAGCCAGCTATCCACTTATGTTGACATATCTTCCGAACTTTATGAATGTAGGTACCTCGGGAGCAAGATTTAGGGACGAAGCAGCAACATTAAAAGCAGTTGCAGCTGCTAATACCAGTGCATTTCATGGTCCATATCATTACGTTATCGTTTCACAACTTCAATTAGATTCATTGATGGCCGAAGGAATGAATGGTGTTAAGGCTCCTAAGCTTCCGGGAATGCCACCAGAATTCTATATGGACTTTAGTGATCAATTTACATTAGATAATCCTTGGGAAAATGCAGATAAAGTATTTGATTCCATGGTTGAAAAGGGTCATGGGTTTAAAGGAAATACAATGGAAGAATTAGCTGAAAATGCAGGAATGGATGTAGCGGTTTTTGTGGAAACATTGAAAAATTATGAAGAAGCTACGAAAACAGGTGCAGACACTGAGTTTGGAAAAACTGCAGATTATTTAATCTCTATGGGGGAAGAAGGACCATACTATGCAATCATTGCTGAGATAAATAATTTAGGGTCAATTGGAGGAATCGTAGTCAATAGAAACTTCCAAGTCCTTAATGAAGCACGTGTTCCAATCAATGGATTATATGCTGTAGGCGTAGAAGCTGCAGGTGTATTATATAATGATACCTATGTTGGAAACGGTGTGGGAATTGGATATGCATTCACATCAGGACGTCTTGGTGGAATGCAGGCAGCTAGTCATGTATTAGGAAAATAG